The following proteins are co-located in the Elusimicrobiota bacterium genome:
- the rfbB gene encoding dTDP-glucose 4,6-dehydratase, whose product MKLLVTGGLGFIGSNFVRHHLRRYPSDRVVNLDLCTYAGNPASLADLRSVLAAGPSASRAARKEKCLRADRRYRWVKGDIADAAAVERAIDGCDAVVHFAAESHVDRSILEPGVFLRTNVVGTQVLLDAALRHKVRRFVHVSTDEVYGSVEKGHSREGDRLLPNSPYAASKAASDLLVRSYVVTFGLPAVVTRASNNFGPYQFPEKALPLMITNWIEGKPFPLYGDGLNVRDWVYVEDHVRAIEFVLRKGAVGEIYNIGGTRSLNNRQLVEKVRGVMGVGPELVKRVSDRPGHDRRYALDCSKLLKLGFKHAFGYDEALRATVEWYRANPAWWKPLKEHRGYKGYIKKQYTGRKG is encoded by the coding sequence AAGCTCCTCGTCACCGGCGGGCTCGGCTTCATCGGGTCCAACTTCGTCCGCCACCACCTGCGCCGCTACCCCTCCGACAGGGTCGTCAACCTCGACCTCTGCACCTACGCGGGCAACCCGGCGAGCCTCGCCGACCTCCGCTCCGTCCTCGCCGCGGGCCCGAGCGCGTCGAGGGCGGCGCGAAAGGAGAAATGCCTGCGCGCCGACCGGCGCTACCGCTGGGTGAAGGGCGACATCGCCGACGCGGCCGCGGTCGAGCGCGCCATCGACGGCTGCGACGCCGTCGTGCACTTCGCCGCCGAGAGCCACGTCGACCGCTCCATCCTCGAGCCCGGCGTGTTCCTGCGTACCAACGTGGTCGGCACGCAGGTCCTCCTCGACGCCGCGCTGCGCCACAAGGTGCGTCGCTTCGTGCACGTGAGCACCGACGAGGTCTACGGCAGCGTGGAGAAGGGCCATTCCCGCGAAGGCGACCGGCTCCTGCCCAACAGCCCGTACGCGGCCTCGAAGGCCGCCTCGGACCTGCTCGTGCGCTCCTACGTCGTGACCTTCGGCCTGCCCGCGGTCGTGACGCGCGCCTCCAACAACTTCGGCCCCTACCAGTTCCCCGAGAAGGCCCTGCCGCTCATGATCACGAACTGGATCGAGGGCAAGCCCTTCCCGCTCTACGGCGACGGGCTCAACGTGCGCGACTGGGTCTACGTCGAGGACCACGTCCGCGCCATCGAGTTCGTCCTGCGCAAGGGCGCGGTCGGCGAGATCTACAACATCGGCGGGACGCGCTCGCTCAACAACCGCCAGCTCGTCGAGAAGGTCCGCGGCGTCATGGGCGTCGGGCCGGAGCTCGTCAAGCGCGTGAGCGACCGCCCGGGCCACGACCGCCGCTACGCGCTCGACTGCTCGAAGCTGCTGAAGCTCGGCTTCAAGCATGCCTTTGGCTACGACGAGGCGCTGCGCGCGACGGTCGAATGGTACCGCGCGAACCCGGCCTGGTGGAAGCCGCTCAAGGAGCACCGCGGCTATAAGGGCTACATCAAGAAGCAATACACGGGGAGGAAGGGATGA
- the moaA gene encoding GTP 3',8-cyclase MoaA translates to MSEALVDRFGRRIDYLRLSVTERCNMSCPYCAGAVRKPALGALSDGETLALVRELAALGIRRVRVTGGEPLLRPGLEELLSGLSEVPGVEDLSLTTNGLLLRGRCAALRRAGLRRVNVSLDTLRPERFRAVTGVDGLAAVRSALEEAAGGGLAPVKVNMVVMRGVNDDEVRDFALLTKAAPLHVRFIELMPVGGDPAFSRARFVPLAETRAALGTLEPVPAAGRPSGGGPAQTFRLPGAAGTLGFIGAMSGSFCGSCNRLRLTSTGRLLSCLAENGEGADLAALLRRGGDLRAAVRAVAAGKSERHRMGSPCSEQPSGRMCAVGG, encoded by the coding sequence ATGAGCGAGGCGCTCGTCGACCGCTTCGGGCGCCGCATCGACTACCTGCGCCTCTCGGTCACCGAGCGCTGCAACATGTCCTGCCCCTACTGCGCGGGCGCGGTCCGCAAGCCCGCCCTCGGCGCACTCAGCGACGGGGAGACCCTCGCCCTCGTCCGGGAGCTGGCCGCGCTCGGGATCCGGCGCGTGCGGGTGACGGGCGGCGAGCCGCTCCTGCGCCCCGGCCTGGAGGAGCTCCTGAGCGGGCTCTCCGAGGTCCCCGGCGTCGAAGACCTCTCCCTGACGACCAATGGGCTGCTCCTGCGCGGCCGCTGCGCGGCCCTGCGCCGCGCGGGCCTGCGCCGCGTCAACGTCAGTCTCGACACCCTCCGCCCGGAGCGCTTTCGCGCCGTCACGGGCGTGGACGGACTCGCGGCGGTGCGTTCCGCGCTCGAGGAGGCCGCCGGCGGCGGCCTCGCCCCGGTCAAGGTGAACATGGTCGTGATGCGCGGGGTCAACGACGACGAGGTCCGGGACTTCGCGCTCCTCACGAAGGCCGCGCCGCTCCACGTGCGCTTCATCGAGCTCATGCCCGTCGGCGGGGACCCCGCCTTCAGCCGCGCCCGCTTCGTGCCGCTCGCCGAGACCCGCGCCGCGCTCGGGACGCTCGAGCCGGTCCCGGCCGCCGGGCGCCCTTCCGGAGGCGGCCCTGCGCAGACGTTCCGCCTGCCCGGCGCCGCGGGCACCCTGGGCTTCATCGGCGCCATGAGCGGGAGCTTCTGCGGGAGCTGCAACCGCCTGCGCCTGACCTCCACGGGACGCCTGCTCTCCTGCCTCGCCGAGAACGGCGAGGGGGCGGACCTCGCCGCGCTCCTGCGCCGGGGCGGCGACCTGCGCGCCGCGGTCCGCGCCGTCGCGGCCGGCAAGTCGGAGCGGCACCGGATGGGGAGCCCCTGCTCCGAGCAGCCGAGCGGGCGCATGTGCGCGGTGGGCGGATGA
- a CDS encoding putative sulfate/molybdate transporter, which translates to MNRFRGLLGDVLGAFGDAGVLVPIFLALVALNGLPPARALILVGLTYLAAGAYFRLPVPVQPLKAMSAIAIAAGLDMFAIRSAAVWMGLILVTLSWTGTIERIAAWFTRPIVKGIQLGVGLLLLKSALMLAFPAAARALHSTAGTAPHGVLGFLTAFWVLVLPQIPLTLGNSVFATADAARGYFGEGTRADARRLSLSVGAANLAAGLLGGMPVCHGSGGLTAHYRCGARTARATALTGGLCLALGLLCGDGAAAVLRAVPSWALALLLVYVGLCHVWLVKGLAERRALALAIGAIGLLSGNLAVAMGCGLLLERVCDGLLQPRLAAR; encoded by the coding sequence TTGAATAGATTCCGCGGCCTTCTCGGCGACGTCCTCGGCGCCTTCGGCGACGCGGGCGTGCTGGTCCCCATCTTCCTCGCGCTCGTCGCCCTCAACGGCCTCCCGCCGGCCCGGGCGCTGATCCTCGTCGGGCTGACCTATCTCGCCGCGGGCGCGTACTTCCGCCTGCCCGTCCCGGTGCAGCCGCTGAAGGCCATGTCGGCCATCGCCATCGCCGCGGGGCTCGACATGTTCGCCATCCGCTCGGCCGCGGTGTGGATGGGCCTCATCCTCGTGACCCTGTCCTGGACGGGGACCATCGAGAGGATCGCCGCCTGGTTCACGCGCCCCATCGTGAAGGGCATCCAGCTCGGAGTGGGTCTGCTCCTGCTCAAGTCGGCGCTCATGCTCGCCTTCCCGGCCGCGGCCCGCGCCCTGCACTCCACCGCGGGGACCGCTCCGCACGGGGTCCTGGGATTCCTGACCGCCTTCTGGGTGCTGGTCCTGCCGCAGATCCCGCTGACGCTCGGGAACTCCGTCTTCGCGACGGCCGACGCCGCTCGGGGCTACTTCGGGGAGGGGACGCGCGCCGACGCGCGCCGCCTCTCCCTCTCCGTCGGCGCGGCGAACCTCGCCGCGGGCCTGCTGGGCGGGATGCCGGTCTGCCACGGCTCGGGAGGTCTGACGGCCCACTACCGCTGCGGAGCGCGCACGGCGCGCGCCACGGCGCTGACGGGGGGGCTCTGCCTGGCGTTGGGGCTGCTCTGCGGCGACGGGGCCGCGGCGGTCCTGCGCGCCGTGCCCTCCTGGGCGCTCGCGCTGCTCCTCGTCTACGTGGGGCTCTGCCACGTCTGGCTGGTGAAGGGTCTCGCCGAGCGGCGCGCCCTCGCGCTGGCGATCGGGGCGATCGGCCTGCTCAGCGGGAACCTGGCCGTCGCGATGGGCTGCGGGCTGCTCCTGGAGCGCGTCTGCGACGGGCTGCTTCAGCCGCGGTTGGCCGCGCGGTAG
- a CDS encoding MOSC domain-containing protein — protein MSGKIVAVSLSARRGEKKTPVAEALLVAERGLEGDAHAGAGHRQVSLLAAESIEKMRAAGLRVGPGAFAENLTTEGIDLPSLPVGSLLRVGPDAVLEITQIGKECRQRCAIYEQAGDCVMPREGIFARVRTGGRVRPGDRVE, from the coding sequence ATGAGCGGGAAGATCGTCGCCGTCTCCCTGAGTGCGCGCCGCGGCGAGAAGAAGACGCCGGTCGCGGAAGCGCTCCTCGTCGCCGAGCGCGGGCTCGAGGGCGACGCTCACGCCGGAGCCGGGCACCGCCAGGTGAGTCTCCTCGCCGCCGAGAGCATCGAGAAGATGCGCGCCGCGGGTCTGCGCGTCGGCCCGGGCGCTTTCGCCGAGAACCTCACGACCGAGGGCATCGACCTTCCCTCGCTCCCGGTCGGTTCCCTCCTGCGGGTCGGGCCCGACGCCGTCCTCGAGATCACGCAGATCGGGAAGGAGTGCCGTCAGCGCTGCGCCATCTACGAGCAGGCGGGCGACTGCGTCATGCCGCGCGAAGGGATCTTCGCGCGGGTGCGGACGGGCGGCCGCGTCCGCCCGGGAGATCGAGTTGAATAG
- a CDS encoding MogA/MoaB family molybdenum cofactor biosynthesis protein yields the protein MNALRIGVLTVSDSSFRGEREDAGGPAIVEWAKRVGWTVERRALVPDGTREAGRVLRAWCDSDRLDAVLTTGGTGLGPRDRTPEATKAVLELEVPGVVEALRAEGRRHTPYADLSRALCGVRGKTFILNLPGSPRALTESFPLLETLIPHALKMMAGGCHPPKPAAAARGGKRR from the coding sequence ATGAACGCGCTGCGCATCGGGGTCCTGACGGTCAGTGATTCCTCCTTCCGGGGGGAGCGCGAGGACGCGGGCGGACCGGCCATCGTCGAGTGGGCGAAGCGGGTGGGCTGGACCGTCGAGCGCCGGGCGCTTGTTCCCGATGGGACGCGCGAGGCCGGCCGCGTCCTGCGCGCCTGGTGCGATTCGGACCGGCTCGACGCGGTGCTCACTACCGGCGGTACCGGCCTGGGACCGCGCGACCGTACGCCTGAGGCGACAAAGGCCGTCCTGGAGCTGGAAGTTCCCGGCGTCGTCGAGGCGCTCCGGGCCGAAGGCCGCCGCCACACCCCCTACGCCGATCTCTCCCGCGCCCTCTGCGGCGTTCGGGGGAAGACCTTCATCCTCAACCTTCCCGGCAGCCCCCGGGCCCTCACGGAGTCCTTCCCCCTGCTCGAGACCCTCATCCCGCACGCGCTCAAGATGATGGCGGGGGGCTGCCATCCGCCGAAGCCCGCCGCCGCCGCGCGCGGAGGAAAGCGCCGGTGA
- the glp gene encoding gephyrin-like molybdotransferase Glp has product MIPADRALRIVRGAVKPRAAEKVLLLDCAGRVLAEDLRARADNPRFDHSSMDGYAVRSRDTAGAARKPVLLRLAGRIEAGDGMPPRLRAGTAVRILTGAPMPRGADAVVMQEHTALAGDQVQVLCAVRPRESVRFAGSDVRRGAPLLSRGRLLGARETALLAGQGFRLVPVVLRPRAAVVSTGSELVADGGPLGFGRIRDANGPGLRAALLRAGALVGAPAVAGDRLPALRRTLRRALAGADLVLVSGGVSVGDKDLTRAVLEGLGVKTRFWRVSIRPGKPLYFGTRGSTAVFGLPGNPVSAWVCFEEFVRPALERMLALPEREPWPLSGRVEADFEAEGRRKHYVFCRARRAAGDWRLRLIPQDSGMTAAACRGSALTAVPLGARRVRAGERLPFRFIDL; this is encoded by the coding sequence GTGATCCCCGCCGACCGGGCCCTGCGCATCGTGCGGGGAGCCGTGAAGCCCCGCGCCGCCGAGAAGGTCCTCCTGCTCGACTGCGCCGGGCGTGTCCTGGCCGAGGACCTGCGCGCGCGCGCGGACAACCCGCGCTTCGACCACTCCAGCATGGACGGCTACGCGGTCCGTTCCCGGGACACGGCCGGCGCCGCCCGCAAGCCGGTCCTCCTGCGCCTGGCCGGACGCATCGAGGCCGGCGACGGCATGCCGCCGCGCCTGCGCGCGGGCACGGCGGTCCGCATCCTGACCGGCGCCCCCATGCCGCGCGGGGCCGACGCCGTCGTCATGCAGGAGCATACGGCTCTCGCGGGCGACCAGGTCCAAGTGCTCTGCGCGGTCCGCCCGCGAGAGAGCGTGCGCTTCGCCGGCTCGGATGTGCGGCGCGGAGCTCCGCTCCTGTCCCGGGGGAGGCTCCTCGGGGCGCGGGAAACGGCCCTCCTGGCCGGTCAGGGCTTCCGCCTCGTCCCCGTCGTCCTGCGCCCGCGCGCGGCCGTCGTCTCGACCGGCAGCGAGCTCGTGGCCGACGGCGGGCCCCTCGGGTTCGGGCGCATCCGCGACGCCAACGGGCCCGGCCTGCGCGCCGCGCTCCTGCGCGCGGGGGCGCTCGTCGGCGCGCCCGCCGTCGCGGGCGACCGGCTCCCCGCGCTGCGCCGGACCCTGCGCCGCGCCCTCGCCGGTGCCGACCTCGTGCTCGTCAGCGGCGGGGTCTCGGTCGGCGACAAGGACCTCACCCGCGCCGTGCTCGAGGGGCTCGGCGTGAAGACCCGCTTCTGGAGGGTCTCCATCCGGCCGGGCAAGCCGCTCTACTTCGGGACCCGCGGCTCGACCGCGGTCTTCGGCCTGCCGGGGAACCCGGTCTCCGCGTGGGTGTGCTTCGAGGAGTTCGTCCGGCCCGCGCTCGAGCGCATGCTCGCCCTGCCGGAGCGGGAGCCCTGGCCCCTGAGCGGCCGCGTCGAGGCGGACTTCGAAGCCGAGGGACGGCGGAAGCACTACGTGTTCTGCCGCGCTCGGCGCGCGGCGGGGGACTGGAGGCTGCGCCTCATCCCGCAGGACTCGGGCATGACGGCCGCGGCCTGCCGGGGCTCGGCCCTGACGGCCGTCCCGCTGGGAGCGCGCCGCGTGCGCGCGGGCGAGCGCCTGCCCTTCCGGTTCATCGACCTATGA
- a CDS encoding LysR family transcriptional regulator → MQARVKLSIADDRGAPFMGAGLVRLLRGVERKGSILLAAREMGMSYAKAHRILKALESATDKEFLLRRRGGNDRGGARLTPYARTFVERYERFEARVADYARRAFARDFAGRH, encoded by the coding sequence GTGCAGGCACGGGTCAAGCTGAGCATAGCCGACGACCGCGGAGCGCCGTTCATGGGCGCGGGGCTCGTGCGGCTCCTGCGCGGCGTCGAGCGCAAGGGCTCCATCCTCCTCGCGGCGCGCGAGATGGGGATGTCCTACGCGAAGGCGCACCGCATCCTCAAGGCGCTCGAGTCGGCCACCGACAAGGAGTTCCTCCTGCGCCGGCGCGGCGGCAACGACCGGGGCGGCGCGCGCCTGACGCCCTACGCGCGGACCTTCGTGGAGCGCTACGAGCGCTTCGAGGCGCGGGTCGCCGACTACGCGCGCCGGGCCTTCGCCCGGGATTTCGCCGGGAGGCACTGA
- a CDS encoding thymidine kinase, translating to MRSDDASARLRPQGLSSGWIEVVCGSMFSGKTQELIRRLRLANIARQKVQTFNSALDVRYGKNHIISHDLAKVPCCPVKTAKDILEKVKPDTQVVGIDEVHFFGPEIVEVCEKLADEGRRVIVAGLDQDYLGRPFDAVARLMAVAEFVTKNLAICVVCGAPANRSQRLSHTRKRISVGASDQYEARCRRCFSRA from the coding sequence ATGCGTTCGGACGACGCCTCGGCGCGCCTGCGCCCGCAGGGGCTCTCCTCGGGCTGGATCGAGGTGGTCTGCGGGAGCATGTTCTCGGGCAAGACCCAGGAGCTCATCCGCCGCCTGCGCCTGGCCAACATCGCGCGCCAGAAGGTCCAGACCTTCAACTCCGCGCTCGACGTGCGCTACGGGAAGAACCACATCATCTCCCACGACCTCGCCAAGGTCCCCTGCTGCCCCGTGAAGACGGCGAAGGACATCCTCGAGAAGGTGAAGCCCGACACGCAGGTCGTCGGCATCGACGAGGTCCACTTCTTCGGCCCCGAGATCGTCGAGGTCTGCGAGAAGCTCGCCGACGAGGGCCGCCGCGTCATCGTCGCCGGCCTCGACCAGGACTACCTGGGCCGGCCCTTCGACGCCGTCGCCCGCCTCATGGCCGTCGCCGAGTTCGTCACCAAGAACCTGGCCATCTGCGTCGTCTGCGGCGCCCCCGCCAACCGCAGCCAGCGGCTCTCGCACACGCGAAAGCGCATCAGCGTCGGGGCTTCCGACCAGTATGAGGCGCGCTGCCGAAGGTGTTTCTCGAGAGCGTGA
- the moaC gene encoding cyclic pyranopterin monophosphate synthase MoaC, which translates to MPVLSHLDARGKARMVDVGEKPVSEREALASARVAMRPATRKLLLAGKLPKGDVFTVAKTAAIMAAKRTGEWIPMCHNIPLDLVEIRFEPAPRGVRVLARVRTHARTGAEMEALTAAAAACLTVYDMCKSADRDMSIGDLQLLEKKGGRSGHYRRGR; encoded by the coding sequence ATGCCTGTTCTCTCTCATCTCGACGCGCGCGGGAAGGCCCGCATGGTGGACGTGGGCGAGAAGCCCGTCAGCGAGCGCGAGGCCCTCGCGAGCGCCCGGGTCGCGATGCGTCCGGCGACGCGCAAGCTCCTCCTCGCGGGGAAGCTCCCCAAGGGCGACGTGTTCACCGTCGCGAAGACGGCGGCGATCATGGCCGCCAAGCGCACGGGCGAGTGGATCCCGATGTGCCACAACATCCCGCTCGACCTCGTCGAGATCCGCTTCGAGCCCGCGCCGCGCGGCGTGCGCGTGCTCGCCCGGGTCCGCACCCACGCGCGCACGGGGGCGGAGATGGAGGCGTTGACCGCCGCGGCCGCCGCCTGCCTCACCGTCTACGACATGTGCAAGTCCGCGGACCGGGACATGAGCATCGGGGACCTCCAGCTTCTGGAGAAGAAGGGCGGACGCTCGGGCCATTACCGGAGGGGGAGATGA